From Rutidosis leptorrhynchoides isolate AG116_Rl617_1_P2 chromosome 3, CSIRO_AGI_Rlap_v1, whole genome shotgun sequence, a single genomic window includes:
- the LOC139902518 gene encoding uncharacterized protein produces the protein MGNCRVFSKANGFASGRPVVALFVYYGANVESVSIISNAIEEFKSCSGLVPSMPKSTAFFANCTPIVKDQILALMSFEEGILPIIYLGVPLVSSRLMYRDCQVLVEKVKHKLDDWKNKFLSFAGRVQLIISVLTLMQVYWSSVFILPDSIIKDI, from the exons ATGGGGAATTGCAGGGTTTTTTCCAAGGCAAACGGGTTTGCGTCAGGGAGACCCGTTGTCGCCTTATTTGTTTACTATG GTGCTAATGTTGAATCTGTAAGTATTATTTCTAATGCGATTGAGGAGTTTAAATCATGTTCGGGGCTTGTTCCTAGTATGCCAAAAAGTACAGCGTTTTTTGCAAATTGTACTCCAATCGTTAAAGACCAGATTCTTGCTCTAATGTCGTTTGAGGAGGGTATTTTACCTATTATTTACTTAGGTGTCCCGCTTGTTTCATCGAGACTTATGTATCGGGATTGTCAAGTGCTTGTTGAAAAAGTAAAACATAAACTAGATGACTGGAAGAATAAATTCCTTTCATTCGCGGGGAGAGTACAACTTATCATATCGGTTTTGACCTTGATGCAAGTGTATTGGTCGTCGGTTTTCATTCTTCCGGATTCCATTATTAAAGACATCTAA